From a single Bryobacter aggregatus MPL3 genomic region:
- a CDS encoding enoyl-CoA hydratase/isomerase family protein encodes MTPLVEIERLGRVLAITLNRPDKRNALNREMSEAIVEAVEAAESDSGIGAILLAAQGAVFCAGMDLAEAVSPEANELTAIHARLFTLGARLTKPIVCAVRGPAIAGGLGLVANAHVVVAAHGSTFGLTEIRIGMWPYTVYRAVEAALGARRTLELTLSSKIFNTPEALAWGLVHEVLPSFELDDRALTIASTLSEASTETIQRGLRFTNASRGLSDAQAMELALQMRSENFGSLDFEEGVKAFREKRAPRWPSRS; translated from the coding sequence ATGACCCCTCTTGTCGAGATTGAGCGGCTTGGGCGTGTGCTTGCCATCACGCTAAACCGTCCTGACAAACGAAACGCTCTCAACCGCGAGATGTCTGAGGCCATCGTGGAAGCGGTAGAAGCGGCGGAAAGCGATTCGGGGATTGGTGCGATTCTCCTTGCCGCCCAAGGCGCAGTGTTTTGTGCGGGCATGGATCTGGCCGAGGCGGTGAGTCCGGAGGCGAATGAGCTCACGGCCATCCATGCGCGCCTCTTTACTTTAGGTGCGCGTCTCACCAAGCCGATTGTCTGTGCGGTGCGTGGTCCGGCGATTGCCGGTGGCTTAGGGCTGGTGGCCAATGCTCATGTGGTGGTAGCTGCTCACGGCTCAACTTTTGGTTTGACTGAAATCCGCATTGGAATGTGGCCCTATACCGTTTACCGGGCCGTAGAGGCGGCGCTCGGCGCTCGCCGGACCCTTGAGCTCACGCTTTCGAGCAAGATTTTCAATACACCAGAAGCGCTGGCCTGGGGCTTGGTCCACGAAGTTCTCCCCTCCTTTGAGCTGGACGATCGTGCGCTCACGATCGCTTCGACGCTCTCCGAGGCCTCGACCGAGACGATCCAGCGAGGTCTTCGTTTCACGAACGCTTCGCGCGGGCTCTCCGATGCGCAGGCGATGGAGTTGGCGCTCCAGATGCGGTCTGAGAACTTTGGGAGCCTCGATTTTGAAGAAGGCGTGAAAGCATTTCGGGAGAAGCGCGCCCCGCGCTGGCCCTCCCGCTCCTAA
- a CDS encoding DUF2062 domain-containing protein produces the protein MRKLRERLLDQLRQGTSPESLALTLVLGLSLGTVPLPGSSTLLCAGAAFWFRLNQPLLQLVNYLLYPLQLLLYLPLLVAGARLLDPSLASITTETVSALFRESLWGAVQRLFWAHLGALLIWAMAALPVGTLLYVVLLRLMRNFHKTGKASV, from the coding sequence ATGCGTAAGCTGCGGGAGCGGCTCCTCGATCAATTGCGGCAGGGGACCAGTCCGGAATCTCTGGCGCTGACACTCGTGCTCGGATTGAGCCTGGGCACAGTCCCGCTTCCCGGCTCAAGCACCTTGCTCTGTGCGGGAGCCGCATTCTGGTTCCGGCTGAACCAACCGCTCCTCCAACTGGTGAATTACCTGCTCTATCCACTGCAGTTGTTGCTCTATCTTCCGCTGCTGGTGGCCGGAGCGAGACTCCTCGACCCGAGCCTCGCGTCGATAACCACAGAGACCGTATCGGCCCTGTTTCGCGAGAGTCTCTGGGGAGCCGTACAACGCTTGTTCTGGGCTCACTTGGGAGCGCTTCTGATTTGGGCCATGGCCGCGCTACCTGTTGGGACATTGCTGTATGTTGTACTGCTCCGCCTCATGCGAAACTTTCACAAGACCGGGAAAGCTTCTGTATGA
- a CDS encoding TonB-dependent receptor: MLPLSSRLRTAFVAASCLLAYSTGIYGQTITGAFTGTITDQSGAIVPKAKITATGVATNVAYPAVSNESGIYNLLFLPIGEYTLSVEAPGFKIAKLGPYKLEVNQTARIDIKMELGDTTQSVDVTGVAPILQTESTQTGETISAAKLTALPLNGRNFASLTLLVPGSVTTDPKSLGSSNRLGSRPFVNGNREQTNNFMLDGVDINDSIDNRIGYQPNVDALEEVKVLTGNTGADYGNAGGTATMLTLKSGTNNFHGSAFEFLRNNVLDANGYFRNRNLNTAKRLNFKRNIFGGTLGGPIVKNKVFFFADYEGTQQRDGGPGTANVLPQAYRNGDLSAFVATGSTVVDPLTGQPFPNNIIPASRIVNPVAKKLFSDSSLYPLPNQPGTGNLGVTGNYAGVTSNTLKNNQADVKVDYRRSEKDSIFARWSIARYDQFGSQQILPIQMTSGTLSPSVSGVLNWTRTISSTIVNEARAAVSRLGIDEGLPIDWSGKLTANGNSAFGIAGGQPYAGLSSVVIGNGFTNAGSAATVGSTVDNKFIYYDNLTWQKGKHLLKMGGQFTRYQQNRYYAGNNGALGSFTYDGTFSGLAYADFLLDNLASKGRGAVVGKWGQRSWRSSLFFQDDFKATNNLTFNIGLRWEYMQPLYEVADREVNINTFTGQLLYPGKNGVSRATYNGYWKQFMPRFGFAYTPEMFHRKFVIRGGYAYTTFMEGTGANLRTTLNPPYFVESNVVYDKTTGPGSIARGFTDVITTAVTLDSQRAPGVINTSLQGRAWDINLRPQTTQQINLTGEWQFNNSTSMSIGYVGQRGRHLVAPHEANNPLPGVGAYSTWAPLDTRRPLYNLLPNVGNIALTEASSTMDFNSMQITARKRFAQGLEFTANYTWGVTLTDNLGYYGGGSTDGEGAYWQNANCRTCNRGPAFFDVRHNFTLGGLYQIPLGNNQKFTMGGNKIANAIFGGWSLNYFVNARSGFPITIMNGVNNTGQAPRGNVRANHYRSFTATLDRTVNNWFGIPATSSGFFCAAGVDDGKCAYGQPANGVFGNSGIGTEVAPGYFSLDGSVGKKFYVREKQYLDFRAEFFNALNHVSWSPPGRSITDPANFGVITNQIQNPRTIQFGLKYIF; the protein is encoded by the coding sequence TTGCTTCCTCTCTCATCAAGACTACGAACGGCGTTCGTAGCAGCAAGTTGCCTGCTCGCATATAGCACGGGTATATACGGGCAAACCATTACTGGCGCTTTCACAGGAACCATCACCGACCAATCGGGCGCAATCGTGCCCAAGGCCAAGATTACTGCGACTGGTGTGGCGACAAACGTGGCTTACCCAGCTGTCTCAAATGAATCTGGAATTTATAATCTCTTATTTTTGCCGATTGGCGAATACACACTGAGCGTTGAGGCTCCCGGATTCAAGATCGCGAAGCTGGGTCCCTACAAGCTCGAAGTCAACCAGACCGCCCGCATCGATATCAAGATGGAGCTTGGGGACACCACTCAGTCTGTCGACGTTACAGGCGTTGCCCCCATTTTGCAAACGGAATCGACGCAGACCGGGGAAACCATCTCCGCTGCTAAGCTCACTGCACTGCCGTTGAATGGCCGGAACTTTGCATCGCTCACGCTGCTGGTTCCGGGTTCGGTGACTACCGACCCAAAGAGTCTCGGGAGTTCGAATCGCTTGGGCTCGCGTCCTTTTGTGAATGGCAACCGCGAACAGACGAACAACTTCATGCTGGACGGCGTGGACATCAACGATTCCATTGATAACCGCATTGGTTATCAGCCCAATGTGGATGCTCTGGAAGAAGTAAAGGTTCTCACTGGCAACACCGGCGCCGATTACGGCAACGCGGGCGGCACGGCAACAATGCTGACGCTGAAGAGCGGAACAAATAACTTCCACGGAAGCGCCTTCGAGTTTTTGCGAAATAACGTGTTAGACGCGAACGGCTACTTCCGCAATCGCAACTTGAATACGGCAAAGCGGCTGAACTTCAAGCGGAATATTTTCGGTGGCACACTGGGTGGACCGATCGTGAAGAACAAAGTCTTCTTCTTTGCGGACTACGAAGGTACGCAGCAGCGAGATGGTGGCCCCGGTACTGCCAATGTACTGCCGCAGGCATACCGGAACGGCGACTTAAGTGCGTTTGTTGCGACGGGTTCGACTGTAGTCGATCCTCTTACTGGCCAGCCTTTTCCCAACAACATCATCCCGGCCTCGCGCATCGTGAATCCGGTGGCGAAGAAGCTGTTCTCCGATTCTTCTCTGTATCCTTTACCGAATCAACCTGGTACCGGAAACCTGGGAGTGACTGGCAATTATGCCGGAGTCACCTCAAATACCCTGAAGAACAATCAAGCTGACGTCAAAGTGGATTACCGCCGCTCGGAAAAGGACTCTATCTTTGCCCGCTGGTCAATTGCCCGTTATGACCAGTTCGGTAGCCAGCAGATCCTGCCTATCCAGATGACCAGCGGCACTCTGTCGCCTTCCGTCTCCGGGGTTTTGAACTGGACTCGCACCATTTCGTCGACGATTGTCAATGAGGCAAGAGCGGCAGTTTCAAGGCTCGGGATTGACGAAGGTCTCCCGATCGACTGGAGTGGCAAGCTGACTGCAAATGGCAACTCCGCTTTCGGAATCGCTGGTGGACAGCCCTATGCCGGGCTGAGCAGCGTGGTGATCGGAAATGGATTTACCAATGCCGGCAGCGCGGCTACGGTCGGCTCCACGGTCGACAACAAGTTCATTTACTATGACAATCTCACCTGGCAAAAAGGCAAGCATTTGTTGAAGATGGGCGGACAGTTCACGCGCTACCAGCAGAACCGTTACTATGCGGGCAACAATGGCGCACTTGGTTCTTTCACTTACGATGGCACCTTCTCCGGGCTGGCTTATGCGGATTTTCTTCTGGACAATCTGGCCAGCAAGGGGCGCGGCGCTGTTGTCGGCAAGTGGGGCCAGCGTTCCTGGCGTTCGTCGCTGTTCTTTCAGGATGACTTCAAAGCGACCAATAACCTGACCTTCAACATCGGGTTGCGCTGGGAATACATGCAGCCGCTCTATGAAGTGGCTGACCGTGAAGTGAACATCAATACCTTTACCGGGCAGCTTCTCTACCCGGGTAAGAACGGCGTCTCGCGCGCCACCTACAACGGCTATTGGAAGCAGTTCATGCCACGTTTTGGTTTCGCTTATACGCCAGAGATGTTTCACCGCAAGTTTGTGATCCGTGGCGGTTATGCCTACACCACCTTCATGGAGGGTACCGGCGCCAACCTTCGTACGACCCTGAATCCGCCTTACTTCGTCGAGTCGAACGTGGTCTATGACAAGACCACCGGACCCGGCTCGATCGCGCGTGGATTTACGGACGTGATCACCACGGCGGTAACGCTCGACAGTCAGCGCGCTCCTGGTGTCATCAATACTTCCCTGCAGGGCCGCGCCTGGGATATCAATCTTCGTCCCCAGACGACGCAGCAAATCAACCTGACTGGGGAATGGCAGTTCAACAACTCCACCTCAATGTCGATTGGCTATGTGGGCCAGCGTGGCCGCCACCTGGTGGCGCCACATGAAGCAAATAACCCGCTTCCTGGGGTTGGTGCCTACAGCACTTGGGCTCCGCTTGACACGCGCCGGCCTCTCTACAACCTCTTACCCAATGTCGGAAACATTGCATTGACCGAGGCATCCTCAACGATGGACTTCAACTCGATGCAGATCACCGCCCGCAAGCGCTTTGCCCAAGGACTTGAGTTTACTGCGAACTACACTTGGGGCGTCACTCTTACGGACAACCTTGGTTATTACGGTGGCGGCTCTACGGATGGCGAAGGTGCTTATTGGCAGAATGCCAATTGCCGTACTTGCAACCGTGGTCCGGCCTTCTTTGACGTGCGTCACAACTTCACGCTCGGTGGTCTCTACCAGATACCACTTGGCAACAATCAGAAGTTCACGATGGGTGGGAATAAAATCGCAAATGCGATCTTCGGAGGGTGGAGTCTCAATTACTTTGTGAACGCTCGCAGCGGTTTCCCCATCACCATCATGAATGGGGTGAACAATACGGGGCAGGCCCCCCGTGGAAACGTTCGTGCAAACCACTATCGGTCCTTCACCGCAACTTTGGATCGTACGGTGAATAACTGGTTTGGGATTCCGGCAACGAGCAGCGGCTTCTTCTGCGCCGCTGGCGTGGACGATGGGAAATGCGCCTATGGACAGCCGGCGAACGGTGTTTTCGGGAACTCCGGAATCGGTACGGAAGTGGCCCCTGGCTATTTCAGCCTCGATGGCTCCGTTGGCAAGAAGTTCTACGTCCGGGAGAAACAGTACCTCGACTTCCGCGCGGAGTTTTTCAATGCATTGAACCATGTGAGCTGGTCGCCTCCCGGCCGCAGCATCACGGATCCAGCGAATTTTGGGGTGATCACAAATCAAATCCAGAATCCGCGCACGATCCAATTTGGATTGAAGTATATCTTCTAA
- a CDS encoding peptidylprolyl isomerase: MRIAGFFLVLACAGFAADVVVVEQIIAKVNGDIITNNDLIRARRQLIEEMKGRKASEADLTKALAEAEKNGLRDRIDNLLLTQKGKDLNISVDGEISKYIADLMVRMKIANQEDLAKMIQDQTGQTFEDWKSEMRNNMITQRVVRQEVGSKINIKKDEVAKYYEAHKGDFIREEEIYLRELLLSAEGRSPAEVAGLEKKAKDIVARARKNEKFSALVREFSDSQTKNEDGDIGWMKRGNLNKAIEDLVFTGQKNFVTDPIKLPNGWLILRVEDVHKEGQAELEQVENEIMEKLYMPRFQPQMREYLTKLRMDAFLEIKEGHLDTGAAPGKNTAWTDPAQLKPETVSKEEVASRRRMKRALWVVPIPGTKSSSSSKSTAVNK; the protein is encoded by the coding sequence ATGCGGATTGCTGGATTCTTTTTAGTGTTGGCCTGTGCCGGATTTGCGGCAGATGTCGTCGTAGTGGAACAGATCATCGCCAAAGTGAACGGCGACATCATTACGAATAACGATCTGATTCGCGCTCGCCGGCAACTCATTGAAGAAATGAAGGGTCGCAAGGCGAGCGAGGCCGATCTCACCAAAGCTCTTGCTGAGGCGGAGAAGAATGGCCTGCGTGACCGGATCGACAATCTCCTTTTGACCCAAAAGGGTAAGGATCTGAACATCAGCGTCGATGGCGAGATCAGCAAGTACATTGCAGATCTGATGGTCCGGATGAAAATCGCAAACCAGGAAGACCTGGCGAAGATGATCCAGGATCAAACCGGCCAAACCTTTGAAGACTGGAAAAGCGAAATGCGTAACAACATGATTACGCAGCGCGTGGTCCGTCAAGAGGTGGGCAGCAAGATCAACATCAAGAAGGACGAAGTCGCCAAGTACTACGAAGCGCACAAAGGGGATTTCATTCGCGAAGAAGAGATCTACTTGCGTGAGCTTCTGCTGTCTGCAGAGGGCCGCAGTCCTGCTGAAGTGGCTGGGCTCGAAAAGAAGGCCAAGGACATCGTCGCTCGCGCGCGCAAGAATGAAAAGTTCAGCGCGTTGGTCCGTGAGTTCAGCGATTCGCAAACCAAAAACGAGGACGGCGATATCGGCTGGATGAAGCGCGGCAACCTCAATAAGGCAATTGAAGACCTTGTTTTTACGGGCCAGAAGAACTTTGTGACCGATCCGATCAAGTTGCCGAATGGGTGGCTCATCCTCCGCGTTGAAGACGTCCACAAAGAAGGCCAAGCCGAGTTGGAGCAGGTGGAAAACGAAATCATGGAGAAGCTCTACATGCCTCGTTTCCAACCCCAGATGCGGGAATACCTCACCAAGCTCCGCATGGATGCCTTCCTCGAAATCAAGGAAGGGCATCTCGACACCGGTGCTGCTCCGGGCAAGAACACCGCCTGGACCGATCCAGCACAGCTCAAGCCGGAAACCGTGTCGAAGGAAGAAGTCGCCAGCCGCCGCCGGATGAAGCGTGCTCTCTGGGTTGTGCCGATTCCTGGAACAAAGAGCAGTTCCAGTTCCAAATCTACCGCCGTAAACAAGTAA
- a CDS encoding HAD family hydrolase, producing MDTVIRSILFDLGNVLVPFEIQRGYAALSADSGLSQEEVAIRIRDSGLYPAFESGEIEPVDFHQRFCQLLGLQAQAPAFREIWNSIFLPHTATSEELILQLRNQYRLVLLSNTNALHFGWLQERYPILQHFDAYTLSYQVGAMKPDPRIYAAAVENAKCKAEECFFTDDVPAYVEGARAFGIDAEVFTNEENLKAQLRSRGLIA from the coding sequence ATGGATACTGTGATCCGTTCCATTCTATTTGATCTGGGAAACGTCCTCGTTCCATTCGAGATTCAGCGCGGCTACGCGGCCTTGAGTGCGGATAGCGGCCTGAGCCAGGAGGAAGTGGCAATCCGCATCCGGGACTCGGGACTTTATCCTGCATTTGAGAGCGGCGAGATCGAGCCAGTCGATTTTCATCAGCGATTTTGCCAATTACTCGGTTTACAAGCCCAAGCACCCGCCTTTCGGGAGATCTGGAATTCGATCTTTTTGCCTCATACCGCAACCAGCGAAGAATTGATCCTGCAGCTCAGGAATCAATATCGTCTTGTATTACTGTCGAACACGAATGCACTGCATTTCGGTTGGCTACAGGAACGCTATCCGATTCTGCAGCACTTTGATGCTTACACCTTGTCTTATCAGGTGGGTGCGATGAAGCCCGATCCCCGGATCTACGCCGCTGCGGTAGAAAATGCAAAGTGTAAAGCGGAGGAGTGCTTCTTTACCGACGACGTGCCTGCCTATGTCGAGGGAGCCAGAGCCTTTGGGATCGATGCGGAAGTGTTTACGAACGAAGAAAACCTCAAGGCGCAGCTCCGCTCGCGGGGGTTAATCGCCTAA
- a CDS encoding dihydrodipicolinate synthase family protein: protein MRKNGLTRFLYGGNAFLYHLPLHEFEDLLGWLSGQDDSLWCIPSVGPSYGRLIDQVAILKKFSFPCVMHLPCGDPRDAAGLERGLSDFVQRTGIPLILYLKEESNFGGDRGAGLDAVARMAKSGVCIGIKYAVVREDPAVDPYLDGLLQRVDRRIVFSGMGERPAIVHLQKFRLPGYTTGSGCIGAAQTQRIFTLCQEKRWNEANVLREQFLPLEDLRDAWGPARVLHAATEAAGIAKLGEVPPFVSDLAPETRSLVPAAVAPLLG from the coding sequence ATGAGGAAAAATGGGCTGACCCGCTTTCTCTATGGCGGAAACGCATTCCTCTATCACCTTCCGCTCCACGAATTTGAGGATCTGCTGGGTTGGCTCTCGGGACAGGACGATTCGCTCTGGTGCATCCCTTCGGTTGGACCTTCCTACGGACGGCTCATCGATCAGGTCGCCATTTTAAAGAAGTTCTCCTTTCCTTGTGTCATGCATCTCCCCTGTGGCGATCCGCGCGATGCTGCGGGGCTGGAGCGCGGTCTCAGCGATTTTGTCCAGCGCACCGGAATTCCATTGATCCTCTATCTCAAGGAGGAGTCCAATTTTGGAGGAGATCGCGGTGCTGGGCTGGATGCTGTTGCCAGAATGGCGAAATCCGGTGTCTGTATCGGGATCAAATATGCGGTGGTCCGCGAGGATCCAGCTGTTGATCCTTATCTCGATGGGCTGCTGCAACGAGTCGATCGGCGTATTGTTTTCAGTGGGATGGGGGAAAGGCCAGCCATTGTGCATCTGCAGAAATTTCGTCTCCCGGGCTACACAACGGGCAGCGGTTGCATCGGAGCGGCGCAGACACAGCGCATCTTTACGCTTTGTCAGGAAAAGCGCTGGAACGAAGCCAATGTGCTTCGGGAGCAGTTTCTTCCGCTGGAAGATCTTCGCGATGCCTGGGGACCCGCACGCGTACTTCATGCCGCAACCGAGGCGGCAGGAATCGCAAAATTGGGAGAAGTACCTCCTTTTGTCTCTGATTTAGCCCCGGAAACCCGTTCGCTTGTCCCTGCCGCAGTGGCTCCACTTCTTGGGTGA
- a CDS encoding 3'-5' exoribonuclease YhaM family protein: MKSPYVSELQANSDITAVFLVQAKDVRQKKSGEPYLSLTLVDKSGDIDAKMWDNVEEIMDSFDRDDFVRVRGRVQIFQNKPQFTIHRMQKIEDREVDLGDFFPVSARGLEEMWLELRALIDGFTNPHLKALLSALFNDPEIARKYRIAPAAKSIHHAWLGGLLEHVLSLCALARMTAAHYVEVDLDLLLAGVILHDIGKIHELSYERSFAYSTEGQLLGHIIIALRMIDEKLRDLPDFPTRLRTLVEHMVVSHHGELAYGSPKTPMFLEALLLHHLDNLDSKMEAMRQHAKRDKSLSGVWTGYLAPMERTVLKKEKFLSESSAAPVSVPVAISPKAEKKVESGSLFGDKLKQALN; encoded by the coding sequence ATGAAGAGTCCTTACGTTTCGGAGTTGCAGGCCAACTCGGATATTACCGCTGTCTTTCTTGTCCAAGCGAAAGACGTTCGCCAGAAGAAATCGGGAGAGCCGTATCTATCTCTCACCCTCGTCGATAAATCCGGCGACATCGATGCCAAGATGTGGGACAACGTCGAAGAGATCATGGATAGCTTCGATCGCGACGATTTCGTCCGCGTCCGGGGCCGTGTCCAGATCTTCCAGAACAAACCGCAATTCACCATCCATCGGATGCAGAAGATCGAGGATCGCGAAGTCGATCTCGGGGACTTCTTTCCGGTCTCTGCCCGTGGGCTTGAGGAGATGTGGCTGGAGTTGCGGGCGCTGATTGACGGATTCACCAATCCTCACCTGAAAGCGCTGCTCAGCGCTCTTTTCAATGATCCGGAGATCGCCCGGAAGTACCGCATTGCACCGGCTGCAAAATCCATCCATCACGCCTGGCTGGGCGGCTTGCTCGAGCATGTGCTGAGCCTTTGCGCTCTGGCGCGCATGACCGCGGCGCACTATGTGGAAGTGGATCTCGATCTGCTTTTAGCCGGCGTCATTCTCCATGACATTGGCAAAATTCATGAGCTCAGCTATGAGCGTAGCTTTGCTTATTCCACGGAAGGGCAACTTCTCGGTCACATCATCATCGCCCTGCGCATGATTGATGAGAAGTTGAGAGATCTTCCCGATTTCCCCACCCGTCTGCGAACCCTGGTTGAGCACATGGTGGTTTCGCATCACGGGGAACTCGCCTATGGCAGTCCCAAGACGCCGATGTTCCTCGAAGCGCTTCTCTTACACCACCTCGATAATCTCGACTCCAAAATGGAGGCCATGCGGCAGCATGCCAAGCGGGATAAGTCCCTCTCGGGTGTCTGGACCGGATATCTGGCGCCCATGGAACGCACTGTGTTGAAGAAAGAGAAGTTTCTTTCGGAATCGTCTGCTGCGCCCGTATCTGTACCCGTTGCAATCTCCCCCAAAGCGGAGAAAAAAGTAGAGTCTGGCTCTTTGTTTGGCGACAAATTGAAACAGGCATTAAACTAA
- a CDS encoding DUF1295 domain-containing protein: MNPLTQLTLWQECLQLLMQVLPIVCGMMALLWVIQLLLRNAAVMQVGWSIGLVFCAGWYAFFGSGAFPRRWLLALLVGIWGLRLALHLLLNRVGGQTEDGRYAEVRQKWGASSQWKLFLLFQAVAVSCVVLSIPFLIACLNSDSDFNRVEKGAVLLWLIATSGVTIADMQLNRFRSKPENQGQVCREGLWSWSRHPNYFFEWLVWLSFGLFALTAPFGAIGMIAPALMLYLLLHLTGIPRAEEQALRSRGDAYRQYQQEVSELLPLPPKDSRRELA, translated from the coding sequence ATGAATCCGCTGACGCAACTCACTCTCTGGCAGGAATGTCTCCAACTCTTGATGCAGGTGCTGCCGATCGTCTGCGGGATGATGGCGTTGTTGTGGGTGATCCAGTTGCTGTTGCGGAACGCTGCGGTGATGCAGGTGGGCTGGAGCATCGGCTTGGTGTTCTGCGCAGGCTGGTATGCCTTCTTTGGATCAGGCGCCTTTCCCAGGCGCTGGTTACTGGCGCTGCTAGTGGGCATCTGGGGACTGAGGCTGGCGCTGCATTTGTTGCTGAATCGCGTTGGCGGACAGACAGAAGACGGACGGTATGCCGAAGTCCGGCAGAAGTGGGGCGCTAGTTCCCAATGGAAGCTCTTTCTCCTGTTCCAAGCGGTCGCAGTCAGCTGCGTCGTACTATCGATTCCCTTCCTGATCGCCTGCTTGAACAGCGATTCTGACTTCAATCGTGTCGAGAAAGGTGCAGTGCTGCTCTGGCTGATCGCGACCTCAGGCGTCACGATTGCCGACATGCAGCTCAATCGCTTCCGCAGTAAGCCGGAGAATCAGGGGCAAGTCTGCCGGGAAGGACTGTGGAGCTGGTCCCGGCATCCGAATTACTTCTTTGAGTGGCTGGTTTGGCTGAGTTTTGGCCTCTTTGCGCTCACCGCTCCGTTTGGCGCGATCGGGATGATCGCTCCCGCGTTGATGTTGTATTTACTGCTGCACTTGACCGGGATTCCCAGAGCCGAAGAACAGGCATTGCGCAGCCGCGGCGACGCCTATCGGCAGTACCAGCAGGAAGTCAGTGAGTTGCTCCCGCTCCCCCCGAAAGACTCCCGGCGCGAGTTGGCCTGA
- a CDS encoding acyl-CoA dehydrogenase family protein, translated as MTDYLEIDWLLQDDEKLVRQTARRFVKERIQPLVREAYATARFPKELVREFGELGFLGANLEGYGCAGMSNVEYGLVMQELEAADSGIRSFASVQGALVMFPIHRFGTEEQKQRWLPKLASGEKIGAFGLTEPEFGSNPAGMTTQAQPDGDGWILNGEKTWITNGGIADLSIVWARTPGGVQGFVVERGMPGYSTSDLHGKLSMRASVTSSLHFANCRVPASHVLPEAKGLKAALQCLTQARYGIGWGVIGAALDCFETARQYSITRKQFDQKPIASHQLVQEKLATMITEISKAQLLALHCGRLKDAGRLKPEQVSMLKRNNVAMALDCARTSRDLLGANGIMEEYPMMRHMANLESVKTYEGTDHIHALVIGEAVTGVAAYR; from the coding sequence ATGACGGACTATCTCGAAATCGATTGGCTGCTGCAGGACGACGAGAAACTGGTACGGCAGACGGCACGGCGCTTTGTGAAGGAGCGAATCCAGCCGCTGGTCCGGGAAGCGTATGCAACGGCTCGATTCCCGAAGGAACTCGTCCGTGAGTTTGGAGAACTGGGCTTTCTGGGTGCGAACCTGGAAGGATATGGCTGCGCAGGCATGTCCAATGTCGAGTATGGTCTGGTGATGCAGGAGTTAGAGGCAGCCGATTCCGGCATTCGCAGTTTTGCCAGCGTACAAGGGGCACTCGTCATGTTTCCGATCCATCGCTTTGGGACAGAAGAGCAGAAGCAACGCTGGTTGCCGAAGCTCGCCTCTGGCGAGAAGATCGGGGCCTTCGGGTTGACTGAGCCCGAGTTCGGATCGAATCCCGCCGGCATGACCACCCAGGCACAACCCGATGGTGATGGATGGATCCTCAACGGTGAGAAAACCTGGATCACAAACGGGGGCATTGCCGATCTGAGTATCGTCTGGGCTCGCACTCCAGGCGGAGTACAGGGCTTCGTCGTGGAGAGAGGCATGCCTGGTTATTCGACCAGTGACCTCCACGGAAAACTGTCAATGCGCGCCTCCGTTACCTCCAGCCTGCACTTTGCAAATTGCCGCGTGCCAGCATCGCATGTCCTGCCCGAGGCGAAGGGCCTGAAGGCCGCGCTGCAATGCCTGACTCAAGCCCGCTATGGCATTGGCTGGGGAGTGATCGGCGCCGCGCTCGATTGTTTTGAAACCGCACGGCAGTATTCCATCACTCGCAAGCAGTTCGATCAGAAGCCAATCGCTTCCCACCAACTGGTGCAGGAAAAACTCGCCACAATGATCACCGAGATCAGCAAAGCGCAGCTGCTCGCGCTGCATTGCGGACGCTTGAAAGACGCAGGCCGGCTGAAGCCGGAGCAGGTGTCGATGTTGAAGCGGAACAATGTCGCCATGGCCCTCGACTGTGCCCGCACCAGCCGCGATCTGCTCGGCGCGAACGGGATCATGGAAGAGTACCCGATGATGCGGCACATGGCGAATCTCGAATCGGTCAAGACTTACGAAGGCACCGATCATATCCACGCACTGGTCATCGGCGAGGCAGTCACTGGCGTTGCAGCCTACCGCTAG